A stretch of the Glutamicibacter sp. JL.03c genome encodes the following:
- a CDS encoding ABC transporter permease, with translation MSTTIQNPTQAPEPVRRSAVTKELARKSSAARRARSTRIKLWLGTILTLLVVVPIALANLLPIADPNMQDLGARRLAPLVDGHLFGTDQLGRDLLSRVLFGGQTSLMIGVLAVVVSGAVGVILGSIAGFYGKWADVIISRLLEAQLSLPLLMMLLLVVALFGPSIPVITGVIAIAQWPEVARLTRSLVLVEREKPYVDAARTLGLPKLHILAQHVIPNVFKQASLVILLLLAQAVLLESALSFLGAGPQRPFSTWGRLISDGQDYITTSWWMVTLPGLFIVVLVVGVNLLGDALRDGNLRRTPRKEGK, from the coding sequence ATGAGCACCACCATCCAGAACCCCACCCAAGCCCCGGAGCCGGTCCGCCGTTCGGCGGTCACCAAGGAGCTGGCCAGGAAGTCATCGGCGGCCCGGCGAGCCCGCTCAACGCGCATCAAGCTCTGGTTGGGCACCATCCTGACACTGCTGGTGGTCGTGCCCATCGCCCTGGCCAACCTGCTGCCCATCGCGGACCCGAATATGCAGGACCTGGGCGCGCGGCGCCTGGCTCCGCTGGTTGACGGGCACCTGTTCGGCACCGACCAATTGGGACGCGACCTGCTTTCCCGCGTGCTGTTCGGAGGACAGACCTCGCTGATGATCGGCGTGCTCGCCGTGGTCGTCTCCGGTGCGGTGGGCGTGATCCTCGGATCCATTGCCGGCTTCTACGGCAAATGGGCCGATGTGATCATCTCCCGCCTGCTTGAAGCCCAGCTGTCGTTGCCGCTGCTGATGATGCTGCTGCTGGTCGTGGCCCTCTTCGGCCCCTCGATTCCCGTGATCACCGGCGTGATCGCCATTGCCCAGTGGCCCGAAGTGGCGCGCCTGACCCGTTCGCTGGTGCTGGTGGAACGCGAAAAGCCCTACGTGGATGCGGCCAGGACCCTGGGCCTGCCCAAGCTGCACATCCTGGCCCAGCACGTGATCCCCAACGTCTTCAAGCAAGCCAGCCTGGTCATCCTGCTCCTGCTGGCGCAGGCAGTGCTGCTGGAAAGCGCCCTGTCCTTCCTTGGCGCCGGACCGCAGCGTCCCTTCTCCACCTGGGGCAGGCTGATCTCCGATGGCCAGGACTACATCACCACCTCATGGTGGATGGTGACCCTGCCGGGCCTATTCATTGTGGTTCTCGTGGTCGGGGTCAACCTGCTCGGTGACGCCCTGCGCGACGGCAACCTGCGGCGCACCCCAAGGAAGGAAGGCAAGTGA
- a CDS encoding ABC transporter permease → MLTYLPKRIGQGLLTVFLTVSVVFLLIRMAPGDPAASFAGPLATNEQLAAVREQFGLDKPLLQQYVIFLGQLFTGHLGQSYSFQAPAVQVVMDRLPYTLTLATSSILLAALVAIPLGMWMARRADTDAELGVNVLTIAGQSMPDFWTGIMLLTGFSVIIPLFPASGFTTWGGLVLPTITVAILQIALVSRMVKREMVTNFNAPYLTIARSRGVSERTLTWRYALGNAGIPVFTALGTRFAAMLNGVVVVEVVFGWPGVGSLIVRALETRDYPLIQATVLITALLAVAVQLLIDLAYPLLDPRVRLGKAASA, encoded by the coding sequence GTGTTGACCTATCTACCCAAGCGTATCGGTCAGGGACTGCTGACGGTATTCCTCACCGTCTCCGTCGTCTTCCTGCTCATCCGCATGGCGCCGGGCGACCCGGCGGCCTCCTTCGCCGGCCCGCTGGCCACCAATGAGCAACTGGCTGCTGTGCGTGAGCAGTTCGGCTTGGACAAGCCGCTATTGCAGCAGTACGTGATTTTCCTCGGCCAGCTGTTCACCGGCCACCTCGGCCAGTCCTATTCCTTCCAGGCCCCGGCGGTGCAGGTGGTCATGGACCGCCTGCCCTACACCCTGACCCTGGCCACCAGCTCCATCCTGCTGGCAGCGCTGGTCGCGATCCCGCTGGGCATGTGGATGGCCCGTCGTGCGGATACCGATGCTGAACTGGGCGTGAACGTGTTGACCATCGCCGGGCAGTCCATGCCCGACTTCTGGACCGGCATCATGCTGCTGACCGGATTCTCCGTGATCATCCCGCTGTTCCCGGCCTCCGGCTTCACCACCTGGGGTGGCCTGGTCCTGCCGACCATCACTGTCGCCATCTTGCAGATCGCCTTGGTCTCACGCATGGTCAAACGCGAGATGGTCACCAACTTCAACGCCCCGTATCTCACCATCGCCCGCTCCCGCGGTGTCAGTGAACGCACGCTGACCTGGCGCTACGCACTGGGCAACGCGGGGATCCCGGTCTTCACCGCACTGGGCACCCGGTTCGCGGCGATGCTCAACGGCGTGGTGGTTGTCGAAGTGGTCTTCGGCTGGCCCGGCGTCGGTTCGCTGATTGTCCGCGCGCTGGAAACGCGCGATTACCCCCTGATCCAGGCCACCGTGCTGATCACCGCCCTGCTGGCCGTTGCCGTCCAGCTGCTGATCGACCTGGCCTACCCACTGCTGGACCCACGGGTCCGCCTCGGAAAGGCAGCTTCGGCATGA
- a CDS encoding alkaline shock response membrane anchor protein AmaP — protein MAQLSLNRGRTTVNTAVYSKIAAQAAYKVPVVGAAAGGILGLGKYKDFDRRPKAKAEVLGQTVVIGLDLGLSYPSNVQQACEDVRNMVAADLHQFLGVEQVQVDIRVSWMSAPEEGTGNRRLR, from the coding sequence ATGGCACAGCTGTCCTTGAACCGTGGACGCACCACGGTGAACACGGCCGTCTACTCAAAGATCGCCGCCCAGGCCGCCTACAAGGTCCCGGTGGTCGGGGCGGCCGCCGGAGGAATCCTGGGGCTGGGGAAATACAAGGATTTTGATCGCCGGCCCAAGGCCAAAGCCGAGGTGCTGGGACAAACGGTGGTGATCGGCCTGGACCTGGGCCTGAGCTACCCGAGCAATGTCCAGCAGGCCTGCGAAGACGTGCGGAACATGGTCGCCGCCGACCTGCACCAATTCCTCGGGGTTGAGCAGGTGCAAGTCGATATCCGGGTGAGCTGGATGTCGGCGCCGGAAGAAGGAACGGGAAACAGGAGGCTGAGATGA
- a CDS encoding DUF6286 domain-containing protein: MNRFWHVRSARTLALMVSFALVLTASTLVALACILRLATGQWPGAAEQGISTVSNMHFTDPLAVIAMVVLAVLGLLLMFSALLPGRRQSILLTSDDPAAGSEQAISCRGISALVGHEVERTDSVTRASVITSPGLVHVRVQTPAHSVQRVRDNAQARVQRVIDGLPLRRAPKIKVSVQRRGGN; this comes from the coding sequence ATGAACAGGTTCTGGCATGTCCGCAGTGCCCGGACGCTGGCCTTGATGGTGAGCTTTGCCTTGGTGCTGACTGCGAGCACACTCGTGGCGCTAGCCTGCATCCTGCGCTTGGCCACCGGCCAGTGGCCCGGGGCCGCCGAGCAGGGCATCAGCACGGTCAGCAACATGCACTTCACTGACCCCCTGGCTGTGATCGCCATGGTGGTCCTCGCGGTGCTCGGTCTGCTGCTGATGTTCAGTGCGCTCCTTCCGGGGCGCCGGCAGAGCATCCTGCTCACCAGCGATGATCCCGCTGCCGGGTCGGAACAGGCGATCTCATGCCGTGGAATATCAGCCTTGGTGGGACATGAGGTTGAACGAACTGATTCGGTGACCCGGGCGAGCGTGATAACCAGCCCCGGCCTGGTGCACGTGAGGGTGCAGACTCCTGCCCACTCGGTGCAGCGCGTACGGGATAACGCGCAGGCCCGGGTGCAGCGGGTGATCGATGGCTTGCCATTGCGCCGCGCTCCCAAGATCAAGGTCTCGGTGCAGCGGCGAGGAGGGAACTAG
- a CDS encoding ATP-binding cassette domain-containing protein, with protein MNQQAPFLSVRNLTVEYPTRDGLFRAVDDVSFDVQRGQTLAVVGESGCGKSTIAKSIMRLIKPARGQILLDGTDLVSLNEKQLRPLRRKFQMVFQDPYGSLDPSHSAEQIITEPLRIHKEGTPRERTREAKRLLDRVGLPESALHKRANEFSGGQRQRIGIARALASKPELLVCDEATSALDVSVQAQVLKLLAEIQADTGISYVFITHNLGVVQEISRQVMVMQRGKLVEFGTTEQVLTTPVEEYTRTLRRAALDPSVMDGVKPRHVLAGLTS; from the coding sequence ATGAACCAGCAAGCACCGTTCCTCTCGGTCAGGAACCTGACCGTTGAATACCCCACCCGTGATGGCCTGTTCCGCGCCGTCGATGATGTGTCCTTCGACGTGCAGCGTGGCCAGACCCTGGCCGTCGTGGGCGAATCAGGCTGCGGCAAGTCGACCATCGCCAAGTCCATCATGCGGCTGATCAAGCCCGCCCGGGGGCAGATCCTGCTTGACGGCACCGATTTGGTGTCGCTGAATGAAAAGCAGCTCCGTCCCCTGCGGCGCAAGTTCCAGATGGTCTTCCAGGACCCCTACGGTTCCCTGGATCCCAGCCATAGCGCCGAGCAGATCATCACCGAGCCACTGCGGATCCACAAGGAGGGAACACCGCGCGAACGCACCCGGGAAGCCAAGCGGCTGCTGGACCGGGTCGGGTTGCCCGAGAGCGCGCTGCACAAGCGCGCCAATGAATTCTCCGGGGGCCAGCGCCAACGCATCGGCATCGCCCGGGCGCTGGCCTCGAAACCCGAACTGCTGGTCTGTGACGAAGCCACCAGCGCCTTGGACGTCTCGGTGCAGGCCCAGGTGCTCAAGCTGCTCGCCGAAATCCAGGCCGATACCGGCATCTCCTACGTCTTCATCACCCACAACCTCGGTGTGGTGCAGGAAATCAGTCGGCAGGTGATGGTGATGCAACGCGGGAAACTGGTCGAATTCGGCACCACCGAACAGGTGCTGACCACGCCGGTGGAAGAATACACGCGCACACTGCGCCGAGCAGCCCTGGACCCCAGCGTGATGGACGGCGTGAAACCGCGCCATGTTCTGGCTGGGCTCACCAGCTAG
- a CDS encoding ABC transporter ATP-binding protein, translated as MSEQNTAVLEVKNFSVELMTDNGVFKAVNNVSFRIGHGETVTIIGESGSGKSTTAMGLLQLLPPGLAALSGQVAIKGEDILSNPKAITKFRGRGLALIPQDPMTALNPVATIGSQLREAIKVAGRITGKQQMHSKAVQLLEQVRIPRVEEQLKKFPHQLSGGMLQRVLIAIALASEPELLVADEPTSALDVTVQAGILDLLLELQQRRGISVLMITHDIGVARLVSDTIHVMKSGQFVESGAAAQIVDAPAEEYTRTLLAAVPRLGEWDETSLASKGAS; from the coding sequence ATGAGCGAACAGAACACCGCAGTGCTGGAAGTGAAGAACTTCAGCGTTGAACTCATGACCGACAACGGCGTGTTCAAGGCGGTCAACAACGTCAGCTTCCGCATTGGCCACGGAGAAACCGTGACCATCATCGGTGAATCCGGTTCCGGCAAATCCACCACCGCCATGGGCCTGCTGCAGCTGTTGCCCCCAGGCTTGGCGGCGCTCTCCGGACAGGTAGCCATCAAGGGCGAGGACATCCTGTCCAACCCGAAAGCCATCACCAAGTTCCGCGGCCGCGGCCTGGCGCTGATCCCGCAGGATCCGATGACCGCACTGAACCCGGTGGCAACCATCGGCTCGCAGCTGCGCGAAGCGATCAAGGTGGCCGGGCGCATCACCGGCAAGCAGCAGATGCACAGCAAGGCCGTTCAGCTACTGGAGCAGGTGCGCATCCCCCGGGTGGAAGAGCAGCTGAAGAAGTTCCCGCACCAGCTCTCCGGTGGCATGCTGCAGCGGGTGCTCATTGCCATCGCGCTGGCCAGCGAGCCGGAACTGCTGGTCGCGGACGAACCCACCAGCGCCTTGGACGTCACAGTCCAGGCGGGAATCCTGGATCTGCTGCTGGAACTGCAGCAGCGCCGAGGGATTTCGGTACTGATGATTACGCACGACATTGGCGTCGCACGGCTGGTTTCCGACACTATTCATGTGATGAAGTCCGGCCAGTTCGTCGAGTCCGGCGCGGCAGCGCAAATCGTTGACGCGCCGGCCGAAGAATACACCCGCACACTGCTTGCGGCCGTGCCGCGGCTCGGGGAGTGGGACGAAACATCGTTGGCATCCAAGGGAGCATCATGA
- a CDS encoding ABC transporter substrate-binding protein has protein sequence MSRRQLLKLAGAAGIFAAVGVSATACAGPTGLPGKDTLTLALNRSLVSLDNKLNQFDAAVTVQRSVREGLTAIGPDIAPIPMLAESMEMTSPTRWTVKLREGITYSDGRAVKPKDVATALEMYSKVQGSFVASFFPEFPMVTEVDARTFHLDSKGPIPILDALMALILISPAEDNKAEELQTGVGTGPYLVQSYDRGAGTYTLVKNENYWGEPAPIRQVNVRFLPEESSRVIALRSGEVDVIDSISPNSMEQLQGLPGVSIETASSLRLNQIFYNFRKPKSHPLSDAKVRQALSFAVDGKSLVHDVLIDTVEQAQGVTATSLSGFAKTGDYIYDPGKAKSMLSDLGVENLKLKIIWETGEFPSDTAIMEALVQMLGDIGVTTELQQFEPGGNILQWRQGKEGDWDLLGNGFSSPTGLAITMLQGMYAGTAEKEKTRDTYQGYVIPSVERKIVRAASEVDEAKRTAYLEEAQKAVWDTWPCAWAFTPKSILARRNRVQNLELSAANAYPLARVGLES, from the coding sequence ATGTCGCGACGCCAGCTGCTCAAGCTGGCCGGCGCCGCCGGGATCTTTGCTGCAGTGGGAGTCAGCGCCACCGCGTGCGCAGGGCCCACCGGGTTGCCGGGCAAGGATACGCTGACCCTGGCCCTGAACCGTTCTCTGGTATCGCTGGATAACAAGCTCAACCAGTTTGATGCCGCGGTGACGGTCCAGCGGTCGGTGCGCGAGGGGCTGACCGCCATCGGACCGGACATCGCGCCGATTCCCATGCTCGCCGAATCCATGGAAATGACCTCGCCGACGCGCTGGACCGTCAAGCTGCGCGAGGGCATCACCTACTCGGACGGGCGCGCAGTCAAGCCGAAGGACGTTGCCACCGCCCTGGAAATGTACTCCAAGGTGCAAGGCTCCTTCGTCGCCAGCTTCTTCCCGGAGTTCCCCATGGTCACCGAAGTCGATGCCCGCACGTTCCACCTGGATTCCAAGGGGCCGATTCCCATCCTGGATGCCCTGATGGCACTGATCCTGATCTCGCCCGCCGAAGACAACAAGGCCGAGGAATTGCAGACCGGCGTGGGCACCGGACCCTATCTCGTGCAGTCCTACGACCGCGGAGCTGGAACCTACACCCTGGTGAAAAACGAGAACTATTGGGGCGAACCTGCGCCGATTCGCCAGGTCAACGTGCGCTTCCTGCCAGAAGAATCCTCCCGCGTGATTGCGCTGCGCAGTGGCGAGGTCGATGTCATCGACTCCATCTCGCCGAACTCCATGGAGCAGCTCCAGGGCCTTCCGGGAGTCAGCATTGAAACCGCCTCCTCGCTGCGCTTGAACCAGATTTTCTACAACTTCCGCAAACCGAAGTCCCACCCGCTCTCCGATGCCAAGGTGCGCCAGGCCCTCTCCTTCGCCGTGGACGGCAAGTCCCTGGTGCACGATGTGCTGATCGACACCGTGGAGCAAGCCCAGGGGGTCACCGCGACCAGCCTGTCCGGGTTCGCCAAGACCGGCGACTACATCTACGATCCGGGCAAGGCCAAGTCGATGCTCTCGGACCTGGGGGTGGAGAACCTGAAGCTCAAGATCATTTGGGAGACCGGCGAATTCCCTTCGGATACCGCCATCATGGAAGCCCTGGTGCAGATGCTGGGCGACATCGGCGTGACCACCGAGCTGCAGCAATTCGAGCCCGGTGGCAACATCCTGCAGTGGCGCCAGGGCAAGGAGGGGGATTGGGACCTGCTCGGCAACGGCTTCTCCAGCCCCACCGGCCTGGCCATCACGATGCTGCAGGGCATGTACGCCGGGACCGCGGAAAAGGAAAAGACCCGCGACACCTACCAGGGCTACGTCATTCCCAGCGTCGAACGCAAGATCGTGCGCGCCGCCTCCGAAGTCGACGAAGCCAAGCGCACCGCCTACCTGGAAGAAGCTCAGAAAGCCGTCTGGGACACCTGGCCCTGCGCCTGGGCCTTCACCCCCAAATCAATTCTTGCCCGCCGCAACCGCGTGCAAAACCTGGAACTATCCGCCGCCAACGCCTATCCGCTGGCTCGTGTTGGATTGGAGAGCTGA
- the pdxA gene encoding 4-hydroxythreonine-4-phosphate dehydrogenase PdxA has translation MTSTQMTNNHADFLILADDFSGACEVSLPWSEHGFSTRISLDDDGATSQNTHQAIVIDTNSRYLEPADAYHRIQALCHAQPAGTTIFKKIDSLWRGNLNAELAALARQGHTLIIAGALPHLNRTVANGRPLINGQPLSSTDAWQVEAAQAPETIAELLSDLEATSIPSPATLGPVENFAQRLALAASTHSAVIVDCATEADLQAIAATWLELRAENTPAFQHSILVGTGALNAALAGTLAATGAGTAGGRVPGQAEIDAGPRHILGVVGSASGPAGEQLGIAGKAGIPCGETAHELPSPAPGEPVILHATRTRTEPAAALAELRSQAAEFLLAHPDADLFLTGGETARAVLDDLGIRSLTPLKQLEPGVVICRTAHGRLVGSKPGSFGSPRILTHALATLRTLRAPLSQEPESMSTTTLDTRPFIAVTMGDGSGVGPEVTVGALVDANAYEISRPIVIGDCHRLALGAKALGLDVEIVEITEVSQAEFTPGRINVIDPHLLSDDLEWGKVSAEAGNAAYHYIRIACELGMRGEVQGICTAPLNKAALHEAGHIYPGHTELLAHFMGIEEVSMMLSTPKVKVIHVTTHIGLIDAIKKIEPGLVERTVRRGHEALVRAGNPNPKIGVCAINPHAGENGLFGYGEEEKKIIPALQQLQADGINAIGPLPADTAFFLAGRGDYDLIVAMYHDQGHGPVKVLGIEAGVNITVGLPVIRTSVDHGTAFDIAGKGIVEVGSMIEALQQSVNLASIPVK, from the coding sequence GTGACAAGCACCCAAATGACCAATAACCACGCGGATTTCCTGATTCTCGCCGACGATTTCTCCGGCGCTTGCGAAGTGTCCTTGCCGTGGAGCGAGCACGGATTTTCGACCCGGATTTCCCTTGACGACGACGGCGCCACTTCGCAGAACACGCACCAGGCGATTGTCATCGATACCAACAGCCGCTATCTCGAACCGGCCGACGCGTACCATCGCATCCAGGCCCTCTGCCACGCTCAGCCGGCCGGGACCACCATCTTCAAGAAGATCGATTCCCTCTGGCGCGGCAACCTCAACGCAGAACTCGCGGCCCTGGCCCGCCAGGGGCACACGCTGATTATTGCCGGTGCACTGCCGCACTTGAACCGCACCGTGGCCAATGGACGCCCGCTGATCAATGGCCAACCGCTCTCGTCCACCGACGCCTGGCAGGTCGAGGCGGCCCAAGCCCCCGAAACAATCGCCGAACTGCTCAGCGACCTGGAAGCAACCAGCATCCCGAGCCCCGCCACCCTGGGCCCGGTCGAGAATTTCGCGCAGCGGCTCGCCCTGGCGGCCAGCACCCATTCCGCCGTCATCGTGGACTGCGCCACCGAAGCCGACCTGCAGGCCATCGCAGCAACCTGGCTGGAGCTGCGGGCGGAGAACACGCCGGCATTCCAGCACAGCATCCTGGTAGGCACCGGCGCCTTGAACGCTGCGCTGGCTGGCACGCTGGCAGCAACGGGCGCAGGCACCGCTGGGGGCCGGGTGCCAGGCCAGGCAGAGATCGATGCAGGTCCTCGCCACATCCTCGGCGTGGTTGGCTCGGCCTCCGGACCGGCCGGAGAGCAGCTCGGGATTGCCGGCAAAGCCGGGATTCCCTGCGGCGAAACCGCGCACGAGCTGCCAAGCCCCGCGCCCGGAGAGCCGGTGATCCTGCACGCAACGCGCACCAGGACCGAACCTGCGGCAGCACTGGCCGAACTCCGGTCGCAGGCGGCCGAATTCCTGCTGGCGCACCCGGACGCAGACCTCTTCCTGACCGGTGGCGAAACCGCCCGGGCCGTGCTCGATGACCTCGGCATCAGGTCGCTCACCCCGCTGAAGCAGCTGGAACCCGGTGTGGTCATCTGCCGCACCGCCCACGGCCGGCTGGTCGGGAGCAAACCCGGCTCCTTCGGCAGCCCCCGCATACTCACCCACGCATTAGCCACCCTGCGCACATTACGCGCCCCTCTCTCACAGGAGCCAGAATCCATGAGCACTACCACCCTAGATACCCGCCCATTCATTGCCGTAACCATGGGAGACGGATCCGGTGTCGGCCCGGAGGTCACCGTCGGCGCCCTGGTTGATGCCAACGCCTACGAGATCAGCCGCCCGATTGTCATTGGCGATTGCCACCGCCTGGCCCTGGGCGCCAAGGCACTGGGCCTGGATGTCGAGATCGTGGAAATCACCGAGGTCTCCCAGGCCGAATTCACCCCAGGGCGCATCAATGTCATCGACCCCCATCTGCTGTCCGACGATCTTGAATGGGGCAAGGTTTCGGCAGAAGCCGGCAACGCCGCCTACCACTACATCCGCATTGCCTGCGAGCTGGGCATGCGCGGTGAGGTCCAGGGCATCTGCACCGCGCCGCTGAACAAGGCCGCCCTGCATGAAGCCGGCCACATCTACCCGGGGCACACCGAATTGCTCGCCCACTTCATGGGCATTGAAGAAGTATCGATGATGCTCTCCACCCCCAAGGTCAAGGTCATCCACGTGACCACCCATATCGGCCTGATCGATGCGATCAAGAAAATCGAGCCGGGCCTGGTCGAGCGCACCGTCCGCCGCGGCCATGAGGCCTTGGTCCGCGCCGGCAATCCGAATCCGAAGATCGGTGTCTGCGCCATCAACCCCCATGCCGGGGAAAACGGCCTCTTTGGCTACGGCGAGGAGGAGAAGAAGATCATTCCCGCGCTGCAGCAGCTGCAGGCCGACGGCATCAACGCCATTGGCCCCCTGCCGGCCGACACCGCATTCTTCCTGGCAGGACGCGGCGACTACGATCTGATTGTGGCCATGTACCATGACCAGGGCCACGGCCCGGTGAAGGTCCTGGGCATCGAGGCCGGCGTGAACATCACCGTGGGCCTGCCCGTCATCCGCACCTCCGTGGACCACGGCACGGCCTTCGATATTGCCGGCAAGGGCATCGTGGAAGTAGGCAGCATGATCGAGGCCCTGCAGCAGTCGGTGAACCTGGCGTCGATCCCGGTTAAGTAA
- a CDS encoding DeoR/GlpR family DNA-binding transcription regulator has protein sequence MSTSAKVRQGQILELAHTSGLASVEELSERFGVTASTIRRDLSRLTEEGKIARTYGGAMPLTAPVIESTFRQRNLQNADAKNAIGRKARAMVAEGQTILLDSGSTIASLAHELRDASDLTVATTSLVVVEELAEAESVHVECLGGTLRHRSAAFVGPLAEYSLERMSFDSVFLGADAVTPDAICEADLVQTRLKEKMASRAQRVFVLADSTKLNQHPFHAWAKLPEGWTLITDAQASTGQLAPFREASVEVIVAG, from the coding sequence ATGTCAACCAGCGCCAAGGTACGCCAAGGGCAAATCCTCGAGCTGGCCCATACCAGCGGGTTGGCCAGCGTCGAGGAACTTTCCGAACGTTTCGGTGTCACCGCTTCGACGATCCGCCGGGATCTCTCCCGGTTGACCGAAGAAGGCAAGATCGCCCGCACCTACGGTGGCGCCATGCCGCTGACCGCGCCGGTGATCGAGTCCACCTTCCGGCAGCGCAACCTCCAGAACGCGGACGCGAAGAATGCCATCGGGCGCAAGGCGCGCGCAATGGTGGCCGAGGGGCAAACCATCCTGCTTGATTCGGGATCAACCATCGCGTCCCTGGCCCATGAACTGCGCGACGCCAGCGATCTGACCGTGGCCACCACTTCGCTGGTGGTGGTGGAGGAACTGGCCGAAGCCGAGTCGGTGCACGTTGAATGCCTCGGGGGAACCCTGCGCCATCGCAGTGCGGCGTTCGTTGGCCCGCTGGCCGAGTACAGCTTGGAACGCATGAGTTTCGACTCCGTCTTCCTTGGTGCCGATGCGGTCACGCCGGACGCCATCTGCGAGGCCGACCTGGTGCAAACCCGCCTCAAGGAGAAAATGGCGTCACGGGCGCAGCGCGTCTTCGTGCTTGCCGATAGCACCAAGCTCAACCAGCATCCCTTCCACGCATGGGCCAAACTGCCCGAAGGCTGGACGCTGATCACCGATGCGCAGGCCAGTACCGGCCAACTCGCGCCTTTCAGGGAAGCCAGCGTCGAGGTCATCGTCGCGGGCTGA
- a CDS encoding GlsB/YeaQ/YmgE family stress response membrane protein, whose amino-acid sequence MGIIGWIILGLIAGAIAKAIKPGKQGGGWLATLLLGIVGALLGGLIGSAIFGVGVSQFWSLSTWLLAIGGALLVLIVWGWVTGKRH is encoded by the coding sequence ATGGGAATTATCGGCTGGATCATCCTCGGCCTCATCGCTGGAGCGATCGCCAAGGCCATCAAGCCCGGGAAGCAGGGCGGCGGCTGGCTGGCGACGCTCCTGCTGGGCATCGTCGGCGCGCTGCTCGGAGGCCTGATCGGGTCGGCAATTTTCGGTGTCGGCGTGAGCCAGTTCTGGTCGCTGTCTACCTGGCTGCTGGCCATTGGAGGTGCGCTGCTCGTATTGATCGTCTGGGGCTGGGTGACCGGAAAGCGCCACTAG